Proteins from a single region of Chloroherpeton thalassium ATCC 35110:
- a CDS encoding putative cobaltochelatase: protein MHKHLFPFSAIIGQADLKLCLILNAVNPKVGGVVIRGEKGTAKSTAVRALSALLPEVESQPMAELHDGTKSQIVEKHRPSVVTLPLNATEDCVVGGIDFNLTIREGHRVFQPGLLAKAHHGILYVDEVNLLDDHIVDVVLDAAASGENHIEREGMSFKHPSEFILVGTMNPEEGELRPQLLDRFGLCVEVQSERDPEHRVDLILRREAFDSDPIVFIESYQAENDRLAQKIAKAKKLFTEVKMPPHLRSFISELCRENNVAGHRADLVIEHAARAHAAYRSQLEVGVEDIKIVAPFALSHRRRDPIPPPPPEPPQPEEQDEPEQQEQEQPEPEENRQQEQPQPEAQNQPEGEGEEREQPQQEQQGNNQEEQDSPDEKNEDDERSPEEAHEQVLEQIFDIGATFKVKKFSTPKDRNKRRGSGRRSRSKVSQKQGRYIRSTSKRSNDDIALDATLRAAAPHQRHRDNPNGMAVALHESDIHEKIREKRVGNLLLFVVDASGSMGARGRMAASKGAVMSLLLDAYQKRDKVAMVSFRKKEAWVNLPITSSVEVAGKLLKDMPVGGRTPFSAGLVKGYELCKNYLLKEPTARPIMIIISDGKANFALGNQKPMDEVYAVARKMAEEARIRFIVVDTEEAGLVSFGLASKISAMLSADYFKIDDLKSDQLLSIVKDSMK from the coding sequence ATGCACAAACACTTGTTTCCGTTTTCAGCCATAATTGGGCAGGCGGACTTAAAGCTTTGCCTGATTTTAAATGCCGTGAATCCAAAGGTCGGCGGCGTGGTCATTCGCGGGGAAAAAGGCACGGCGAAGTCGACTGCGGTGCGGGCGTTGAGCGCGCTTTTGCCCGAAGTCGAATCGCAGCCGATGGCCGAATTGCACGACGGCACAAAAAGCCAAATTGTTGAAAAGCATCGCCCGTCGGTGGTCACCTTGCCGCTCAACGCAACGGAGGATTGCGTGGTCGGCGGCATCGATTTTAATTTGACCATCAGAGAAGGGCACCGGGTGTTTCAGCCCGGATTGCTCGCCAAAGCGCATCACGGCATTTTGTATGTCGACGAGGTGAATTTGTTGGACGACCACATCGTGGATGTCGTTTTGGATGCGGCGGCTTCGGGTGAAAATCACATTGAGCGCGAAGGCATGTCGTTCAAGCATCCGTCGGAATTTATTTTGGTCGGGACAATGAACCCGGAAGAAGGCGAGCTTCGCCCGCAGCTTCTCGATCGGTTCGGACTTTGCGTAGAAGTTCAGTCCGAGCGCGACCCCGAACATCGCGTGGATCTCATTTTGCGCCGCGAAGCTTTCGACTCGGACCCGATCGTATTTATCGAAAGCTATCAAGCCGAAAACGATCGACTGGCGCAAAAAATAGCCAAAGCCAAAAAGCTTTTCACCGAAGTGAAAATGCCGCCGCATTTGCGCTCGTTCATCTCGGAGCTTTGCCGCGAAAATAACGTGGCCGGACATCGCGCGGATTTGGTGATTGAGCACGCCGCTCGGGCGCACGCGGCTTATCGTTCGCAGCTTGAAGTCGGTGTGGAGGACATCAAAATTGTTGCGCCGTTTGCGTTGTCGCATCGCCGGCGCGACCCCATTCCGCCCCCGCCGCCCGAACCGCCTCAGCCGGAAGAGCAGGACGAACCGGAGCAACAAGAACAAGAGCAGCCCGAACCGGAGGAAAACCGTCAACAAGAACAGCCGCAACCCGAAGCGCAAAATCAGCCCGAAGGTGAGGGCGAAGAACGCGAGCAGCCGCAGCAAGAACAGCAGGGCAACAACCAAGAAGAGCAGGACTCGCCGGACGAGAAAAACGAGGACGACGAGCGCTCGCCGGAGGAAGCGCATGAACAAGTTTTGGAGCAAATTTTCGACATCGGCGCAACCTTCAAAGTGAAGAAATTTTCCACGCCGAAGGATCGCAACAAGCGGCGCGGTTCGGGTCGGCGGTCGCGGTCAAAGGTTTCGCAGAAGCAAGGCCGCTACATTCGTAGCACCTCGAAGCGCAGCAATGACGACATCGCGCTCGATGCCACGCTTCGCGCCGCCGCGCCGCACCAGCGACACCGCGACAATCCGAACGGCATGGCCGTCGCCCTGCACGAAAGCGATATTCACGAGAAAATCCGCGAAAAGCGCGTCGGCAATTTGCTGCTGTTCGTTGTCGACGCCAGCGGATCGATGGGCGCTCGCGGGCGCATGGCGGCCTCGAAAGGCGCGGTCATGTCGCTCTTGCTCGATGCGTATCAAAAGCGCGACAAGGTGGCGATGGTCTCGTTTCGCAAAAAAGAAGCTTGGGTAAATTTGCCCATCACCTCGTCGGTGGAAGTTGCAGGAAAACTTTTGAAAGACATGCCCGTCGGCGGTCGCACGCCGTTTTCCGCCGGACTTGTCAAAGGCTACGAGCTTTGTAAAAACTATCTGCTCAAAGAGCCGACAGCCCGCCCCATCATGATTATCATCTCGGACGGCAAGGCCAATTTTGCGCTCGGCAATCAAAAGCCGATGGACGAAGTTTATGCGGTGGCGCGAAAAATGGCGGAGGAAGCGCGCATCCGTTTCATCGTGGTGGATACGGAAGAGGCCGGGCTGGTCTCGTTCGGGCTGGCGTCCAAAATTTCGGCCATGCTCAGCGCAGACTATTTCAAAATAGACGATTTAAAATCCGATCAACTTTTAAGCATTGTAAAGGACAGCATGAAATGA
- a CDS encoding cobaltochelatase subunit CobN codes for MVRIAFLNNMHSSAIWEQAAKTIKEIAFQRFGQRDYAELRERCQNGDIDLLITDMTQETPALQELSDAVRLVTHRVALSPLLGGDFSTVSEAEAETVRAYFAVVSKENYVNGLKYLAAKAGASCEVEAPKPVRTNGIYHPEAGETFESADDYFAWRNVHFSEKNERTPIGLICYYGQIAEQNIADVDAVITALEEENLLSICVFCDSINPAKESLEAMYPWYSIFKNLPEKPLAILNMLTGRLLANAEHGAVLQEINAPVLHLIRNYLLTPEEWLEDPQGLSAMSLVHSLVQPEIFGVIEPTIFAAIKESYDIQTAFREFVPIPERIGFLVNRLKRWIALRKMENAEKRVTFVLHNNPCKGVEATVGMAVGMDTFESLARVLKAMKTEGYDVGDAPEPGKEILDMILSRKAIAEFRWTTVDEIVRKGGHLHLMDETEYREFFDTLDDAVKGKMLRDWEDFPGEGMVFEVEGKPHLVITGLQFGKIKIMAQPKRGCYGAKCNGEVCRILHDPELSPPHHWLATYRFIQKTSDAVIHFGTEGALEFLPGKRAALSARCFSEISIGDLPNFYPYIMDVPGEGVIAKRRGRAVIIDHLTPAYRPAEISDDLRKLESLLEEFQRADLAKDLNRKEKLKAAMLPILIKLKFLPKEASMAEVEAQTAFASRQIELIKRSLAPEGMHVFGQTPSAEKTAQMLATTLMHTADGLPKLEEIARFNPEPTGEDYDDAVQVISELLSEEASGLPSSCAEEYPKLKSWCLDLAGRIGETEREIKQLLRALDGEYIEAGLSGSLTRGKTEALPTGRNFFTTDIQALPTKSAWEVGKTLADKLLQKYHQDEDVFPESIGMSLWSTDAFKSDGEMLSQILYLMGAEPVWESSGRVREVRAISLENLQIEIAGETVTRPRVDVTIETSGILRDMVPNFMQLLDKAVVMLSKLDEPADRNFIKKHTDEQIAELRSDVSNELSESEMQRLAMFRVFSSAPGTYGIGVGLALDASAWETDADLAEAYINWGGYAYGESSSHFGMKAHKLLASQLKRMNVSYMKQSSAEYDVLDCGCYASFQGGMAAATRALSGKAPKIYWGDSNTPDNTDIRDFKEEISRSVRAKLLNERWIENQKEHGFQGAQSVASRVNNLFKWSATSRQVEKWVFDSVAETYIQDKENLEWLRETNPYALEELTRRLLEANARELWQADADLLQDIQDAALEIEGDMEEEMGEVKEEYQGGKIDVLTAKDVEKWKYDWKL; via the coding sequence ATGGTTCGCATTGCTTTTTTGAACAATATGCACAGCTCCGCGATATGGGAGCAAGCGGCAAAAACGATAAAGGAAATCGCGTTTCAGCGATTCGGGCAGCGCGATTATGCGGAGCTTCGAGAGCGTTGCCAAAACGGTGACATCGATTTGCTCATCACCGACATGACGCAAGAGACGCCCGCCTTGCAGGAGCTTTCGGATGCGGTTCGCCTTGTGACGCATCGCGTGGCGCTTAGTCCGTTGCTCGGCGGGGATTTTTCAACCGTTTCGGAAGCGGAGGCGGAAACCGTGCGGGCATATTTCGCCGTCGTTTCAAAAGAAAATTATGTCAACGGCTTGAAATATCTCGCGGCAAAAGCGGGCGCAAGCTGCGAGGTAGAAGCGCCGAAGCCGGTTCGCACAAACGGCATTTATCACCCCGAAGCTGGCGAAACGTTTGAAAGCGCAGACGACTATTTTGCGTGGCGCAATGTGCATTTTTCCGAAAAAAACGAACGCACGCCGATTGGCCTCATTTGCTACTACGGACAAATTGCCGAGCAAAACATCGCCGATGTGGACGCGGTTATCACGGCGTTGGAAGAGGAAAATTTGTTGTCGATTTGCGTGTTTTGCGACAGCATCAATCCGGCCAAAGAGTCGCTCGAGGCGATGTATCCTTGGTACAGCATTTTCAAAAATTTACCCGAAAAGCCGCTTGCGATTTTGAACATGCTCACCGGTCGCTTGCTCGCAAACGCCGAACATGGTGCCGTGCTTCAGGAAATCAATGCGCCGGTTTTGCACCTCATACGAAATTATTTGCTCACGCCCGAAGAATGGCTTGAAGACCCGCAAGGCCTTAGCGCCATGAGCCTTGTGCATTCGCTCGTGCAGCCGGAAATATTCGGCGTCATTGAACCCACCATTTTTGCCGCGATAAAAGAGTCTTACGACATTCAAACCGCGTTCCGCGAGTTCGTCCCGATTCCCGAGCGAATCGGGTTTCTCGTCAATCGCCTCAAGCGTTGGATTGCGCTTCGCAAGATGGAAAATGCCGAAAAGCGCGTGACCTTCGTTTTGCACAACAATCCGTGCAAGGGCGTGGAAGCGACCGTCGGGATGGCCGTCGGGATGGACACGTTTGAAAGCCTTGCGCGAGTCCTGAAAGCGATGAAGACGGAGGGCTACGATGTGGGCGACGCGCCCGAACCCGGAAAGGAAATTCTGGACATGATTCTTTCGCGGAAAGCCATCGCAGAATTTCGCTGGACAACCGTCGATGAAATCGTGCGCAAAGGCGGGCATTTGCACTTGATGGACGAGACCGAATACCGCGAATTTTTTGACACGCTGGACGATGCGGTCAAAGGGAAAATGCTTCGCGACTGGGAAGATTTTCCCGGCGAAGGAATGGTTTTTGAGGTAGAGGGCAAACCGCATTTGGTGATTACCGGCTTGCAGTTCGGCAAAATTAAAATCATGGCGCAGCCTAAGCGGGGCTGCTACGGCGCGAAGTGCAACGGCGAAGTCTGTCGGATTTTGCACGACCCGGAACTTTCGCCGCCGCATCATTGGCTTGCCACTTATCGGTTCATTCAAAAAACCTCCGACGCGGTCATTCATTTTGGCACGGAAGGCGCGTTGGAGTTTTTGCCCGGCAAGCGAGCGGCGCTTTCTGCGCGGTGTTTCTCGGAAATTTCCATCGGCGATTTGCCAAATTTCTATCCTTACATCATGGATGTGCCTGGCGAAGGCGTGATTGCCAAACGGCGCGGACGCGCGGTTATCATCGATCATCTCACGCCAGCCTATCGTCCAGCGGAGATTTCCGACGATTTGCGAAAATTAGAATCCTTGCTTGAGGAATTTCAGCGGGCGGATTTGGCGAAGGATTTGAACCGAAAAGAAAAGCTCAAAGCCGCCATGTTGCCCATTTTGATAAAACTGAAATTTCTTCCGAAAGAGGCGAGCATGGCGGAAGTGGAGGCGCAAACTGCGTTCGCCTCGCGCCAGATTGAACTGATAAAACGCTCGCTTGCGCCGGAAGGAATGCACGTTTTTGGGCAAACGCCAAGCGCGGAAAAAACCGCGCAAATGCTCGCGACAACGCTCATGCACACGGCTGACGGATTGCCGAAGTTGGAGGAAATCGCGCGCTTCAACCCAGAGCCGACGGGCGAAGATTACGACGACGCGGTTCAAGTCATTTCCGAATTGCTCAGCGAAGAGGCGTCCGGCCTGCCGAGTTCGTGCGCTGAGGAATATCCGAAGTTGAAATCGTGGTGCCTCGATTTGGCAGGAAGAATCGGGGAGACCGAGCGGGAAATCAAGCAGCTTTTGCGGGCGTTGGACGGCGAATATATCGAGGCTGGCCTTTCCGGTTCGCTCACACGCGGGAAAACGGAAGCCTTGCCAACAGGGCGAAATTTCTTCACAACGGACATTCAGGCGCTGCCGACAAAATCCGCGTGGGAGGTCGGGAAAACCTTAGCCGATAAGCTTTTGCAGAAATACCATCAGGACGAAGACGTGTTTCCCGAAAGCATCGGCATGAGCCTTTGGAGCACCGATGCGTTTAAGTCCGACGGCGAAATGCTTTCGCAAATTTTGTATTTGATGGGCGCTGAGCCGGTTTGGGAATCCAGTGGTCGCGTTCGTGAAGTGCGGGCGATTTCGTTGGAAAATTTACAAATTGAAATTGCGGGCGAAACCGTAACGAGGCCTCGCGTGGATGTCACGATTGAGACCAGCGGAATTTTACGCGACATGGTGCCGAACTTCATGCAGCTTTTGGACAAAGCCGTCGTGATGCTCAGCAAATTGGACGAACCCGCCGATCGCAATTTCATCAAGAAACATACCGACGAGCAAATCGCCGAACTTCGCAGCGATGTTTCAAACGAGCTGTCGGAATCGGAAATGCAGCGACTGGCGATGTTTCGCGTATTTTCGTCGGCGCCCGGCACGTACGGCATCGGCGTCGGGCTTGCCCTCGATGCGTCGGCGTGGGAAACGGACGCCGATTTGGCGGAAGCTTACATCAACTGGGGAGGCTACGCTTACGGCGAATCATCCTCGCACTTCGGCATGAAGGCGCACAAGCTGTTGGCCTCGCAGCTTAAGCGCATGAATGTGTCCTACATGAAGCAATCCTCCGCCGAATACGATGTGCTGGATTGCGGCTGCTATGCGTCGTTTCAAGGCGGCATGGCGGCGGCTACGCGAGCGCTTTCCGGCAAAGCGCCGAAAATTTATTGGGGCGACAGCAACACGCCGGACAACACCGACATCCGCGATTTCAAGGAGGAAATTTCGCGCTCCGTGCGGGCGAAATTGCTCAACGAACGCTGGATTGAAAATCAGAAAGAGCATGGATTTCAAGGCGCGCAGTCGGTGGCCAGCCGCGTGAATAATTTGTTCAAATGGAGCGCAACGAGCCGGCAAGTGGAAAAGTGGGTGTTTGACAGCGTCGCGGAAACTTACATTCAAGATAAGGAAAATTTAGAGTGGCTACGCGAAACCAACCCGTATGCGTTGGAAGAACTCACGCGTCGATTGCTGGAAGCCAATGCCCGCGAACTTTGGCAAGCGGACGCCGACCTATTGCAAGACATCCAAGACGCCGCGCTCGAAATTGAGGGTGACATGGAAGAAGAAATGGGCGAAGTGAAGGAAGAATATCAAGGCGGCAAGATTGATGTTTTGACGGCCAAAGATGTCGAAAAATGGAAGTACGATTGGAAGCTATAA
- a CDS encoding DUF58 domain-containing protein: MESLIFHGAPFFLGIALKRNQPRVNFTPAMNDYRKYLQPETVSKLSSIELKAKLIVAGFLIGLHKSPYHGFSVEFAEHRQYAFGDEIRHIDWKVFARTDKYYVKQYEEETNLRSYILLDASSSMQYRSEKKSIPKIEYAAYLAAALSLLMIRQRDGVGLVTFTNNLHDFIPPSVKPSHHTFILKKLAEVSQLVTENKNRQTDVSSAFAKLAERIQNRSLVIVISDFWDEPSHIVSALKQFSHRFNEVIAFHIIDPAEQNLDFNADSELIDIETRLSIATDTRHIQAVYQKAFEKRSHYYKNALADNHIDYNLLLTSNPFDEALFAYLKKRSKIK; encoded by the coding sequence ATGGAGAGCCTGATTTTTCACGGCGCTCCATTTTTCTTAGGCATTGCGCTCAAACGCAACCAACCAAGAGTCAATTTCACACCAGCCATGAACGATTACCGAAAATATCTCCAGCCTGAAACTGTTTCAAAACTGAGCAGCATTGAATTGAAAGCGAAGCTAATTGTGGCCGGATTTTTAATTGGACTTCACAAAAGCCCTTATCATGGCTTTAGCGTGGAATTTGCGGAACATCGTCAATATGCGTTTGGCGATGAAATCCGCCACATCGATTGGAAGGTATTTGCTCGCACAGATAAATATTATGTCAAGCAATATGAGGAGGAAACCAACTTGCGTAGCTACATTTTGCTTGACGCGTCAAGCTCTATGCAATATCGTTCCGAAAAAAAATCTATTCCGAAAATCGAATATGCCGCTTATTTGGCAGCGGCGCTTTCTTTGCTGATGATTCGCCAAAGAGATGGCGTTGGGCTGGTTACTTTCACCAACAACCTGCATGATTTTATTCCACCAAGTGTTAAGCCCTCTCATCACACATTCATTTTGAAAAAATTGGCGGAAGTCAGTCAATTGGTCACTGAAAATAAAAATCGGCAAACCGATGTATCGAGCGCGTTTGCAAAACTCGCCGAAAGGATTCAAAACCGAAGTTTAGTGATTGTCATCAGTGATTTTTGGGACGAGCCGTCGCACATTGTCAGCGCACTCAAACAGTTCAGCCACCGGTTTAATGAGGTCATCGCCTTTCACATTATCGACCCAGCCGAACAAAATCTGGACTTCAACGCCGACTCCGAGCTTATCGATATTGAAACCCGTTTGTCAATCGCAACCGATACGCGCCATATTCAAGCCGTTTATCAAAAAGCTTTTGAAAAGCGCTCGCATTACTATAAAAATGCGTTGGCCGATAATCACATCGATTACAACCTATTGCTTACATCAAATCCATTTGATGAAGCTTTATTTGCCTATCTAAAAAAACGCTCTAAGATAAAATGA
- a CDS encoding TonB-dependent receptor yields MRKFFNYQRQVLRACFGICVCLGLMPELWAQEASDRILITAKEIAAMNVMKIQDVLNRVPGLKATDSYISIRGSSNVMVFMDDRPINDPTSSAGGVKWDMISLGAVESIEIHKSKGGAIYGDNTSGGVILITSKKISRFNGNLESFYGRFEHKNVELNLQGQYEEMGAALTASYEAEDGFVENSDKTQWQLGAKTAFHPKESLSFGLAADFIDQANGSRGLPESRTPNSRNDYQSASGLFSADISELKSRTYISWSETENRDSDRDLYNQLRSTQIGQKFMLPANLPKLGLFTFGAGVEWEEASGTQFDKQAETRTWAFFSKSIRFENFPLQLSLGARANFYTAFPNAFNPELKAIYQFSKMFSLDGSVNQTNNMPTFKQRYNETSVTKPNPNLKLEKATNLSVSFQVKPAKTFSYSISGFYSKITDRITYVWQSDDWGMYENFGKVTYQGVETSVFWQPLAQVSLSPAYMYLHAQNDETGYWLPAKPFHRITADVMLYPIERLSMTVSLKYDSKTYTRSDNSKSLDAYWIANFRADYRLGAVRLFIDVDNLFDKSYRYGDGYDAPPLEWVFGMNYQF; encoded by the coding sequence ATGAGGAAGTTTTTCAATTATCAGCGACAAGTGCTGCGGGCGTGCTTCGGCATTTGCGTTTGCCTTGGGTTGATGCCCGAGCTTTGGGCGCAAGAGGCAAGCGACCGCATTCTGATTACTGCGAAAGAAATCGCCGCGATGAATGTGATGAAAATCCAAGATGTGCTAAATCGCGTTCCGGGACTAAAAGCCACGGATTCCTACATCTCGATTCGTGGCTCCTCGAACGTGATGGTTTTCATGGACGACCGTCCCATCAACGACCCGACATCCAGCGCCGGCGGCGTGAAATGGGACATGATTTCGCTCGGCGCGGTTGAATCCATCGAGATTCACAAAAGCAAGGGCGGGGCGATTTATGGCGACAACACCAGCGGCGGCGTCATTCTGATTACCTCGAAAAAAATCAGCCGATTCAACGGCAACTTGGAAAGTTTTTATGGACGTTTCGAGCATAAAAATGTCGAGTTAAATCTTCAAGGTCAGTACGAAGAAATGGGCGCAGCGCTGACGGCCAGTTACGAGGCGGAGGACGGGTTTGTGGAAAACTCCGACAAGACGCAATGGCAATTGGGTGCTAAGACGGCGTTTCATCCGAAGGAGTCGCTTTCGTTCGGTTTGGCGGCTGATTTTATCGACCAAGCCAATGGCTCGCGAGGATTGCCGGAAAGCCGCACGCCGAACTCTCGGAACGATTATCAGTCGGCGTCGGGACTTTTCAGCGCGGATATTTCCGAACTCAAAAGCCGGACTTACATCAGTTGGTCGGAAACCGAAAATCGCGATTCCGACCGCGACCTTTACAATCAGCTTCGCTCAACACAAATTGGCCAAAAATTCATGCTTCCCGCAAATTTGCCGAAGCTTGGCCTTTTCACCTTCGGCGCTGGCGTGGAATGGGAAGAAGCTTCGGGCACGCAATTCGACAAGCAAGCGGAGACGCGAACTTGGGCTTTTTTTTCAAAGTCAATTCGGTTTGAAAACTTTCCGCTTCAGCTCTCGCTTGGCGCGCGCGCAAATTTCTACACGGCCTTTCCAAACGCTTTTAATCCTGAATTGAAAGCGATTTATCAATTCTCGAAAATGTTCAGTTTGGACGGCTCGGTCAATCAAACCAACAACATGCCGACCTTCAAGCAGCGCTACAACGAAACTTCTGTGACCAAGCCCAATCCGAATCTCAAGCTGGAAAAAGCCACGAATTTGAGTGTGAGCTTTCAGGTGAAGCCGGCAAAAACGTTCAGCTATTCGATTTCGGGATTTTATAGCAAAATCACCGATCGCATCACGTATGTGTGGCAAAGCGACGATTGGGGCATGTATGAGAATTTTGGAAAGGTGACTTATCAGGGCGTCGAGACGTCTGTTTTTTGGCAACCTTTGGCGCAGGTCTCGCTGAGTCCGGCCTACATGTATTTGCACGCTCAAAATGACGAAACCGGCTATTGGCTTCCGGCCAAGCCGTTTCATCGCATCACAGCCGATGTGATGCTCTATCCGATTGAGCGACTTTCCATGACAGTCAGCCTAAAGTACGATTCCAAAACCTACACGCGTTCCGACAATTCAAAATCCTTAGATGCCTATTGGATTGCGAATTTCAGGGCTGACTATCGGCTTGGCGCGGTGCGGCTTTTCATTGATGTCGATAACCTTTTTGACAAATCGTATCGCTATGGTGATGGCTACGACGCGCCGCCCTTGGAATGGGTTTTCGGAATGAATTATCAGTTTTAG
- a CDS encoding ATP-binding protein translates to MKKQHIYPFVAIVGQEKMKLALILNIINPTLSGVLIRGEKGTAKSTAVRALADILPEIDVVKGLPFNLSPDENSDIIRECLSVVGDAVSLGSLETEKKHVRVVELPVGATEDRVVGTLDLEYALKKGEKRIEPGLLASAHRGILYVDEVNLLDDHVVDVLLDSAAMGVNTIEREGISFSHPARFTLVGTMNPEEGELRPQLLDRFGLCVQIEGITDPNLRVEIMERRYEFEKTPESFIGSWKADSEALVQKIKKAMALYPKVNISRARLLEIANYCLEVGVDGHRGDIIILKTAKTLAAYHGRTEVEQADIDQAAELALPHRVRRQPLQDIVMDVSRMLKKTAEV, encoded by the coding sequence ATGAAGAAACAGCATATTTATCCGTTTGTCGCAATTGTCGGGCAGGAGAAGATGAAACTGGCCTTGATTTTAAACATCATCAACCCGACGCTTTCCGGCGTCTTGATTCGCGGCGAAAAAGGCACGGCGAAGTCGACCGCCGTGCGTGCGCTCGCTGACATTTTGCCGGAAATTGATGTGGTTAAGGGCTTGCCGTTCAACCTTTCGCCCGATGAAAATTCCGACATCATCCGCGAATGCCTTTCGGTGGTCGGCGACGCAGTTTCGCTCGGGTCGCTTGAGACTGAGAAAAAGCATGTGCGCGTGGTGGAGTTACCTGTGGGCGCAACGGAAGATCGCGTCGTCGGGACGCTCGATTTGGAATACGCGCTGAAAAAAGGCGAGAAGCGCATCGAGCCCGGCCTTTTGGCGTCGGCGCATCGCGGCATTTTGTATGTGGATGAGGTCAATCTTTTGGACGACCATGTGGTGGACGTCTTGCTCGACTCGGCGGCGATGGGCGTAAATACCATCGAGCGCGAAGGCATTTCATTTTCCCATCCAGCGCGATTTACGCTCGTCGGGACAATGAACCCGGAGGAAGGCGAACTTCGCCCGCAGCTTCTCGACCGGTTCGGGCTTTGTGTCCAGATTGAGGGCATCACCGACCCGAACTTGCGCGTGGAAATCATGGAGCGCCGCTATGAATTTGAAAAAACGCCGGAAAGCTTTATCGGCTCGTGGAAGGCAGATTCGGAAGCGTTGGTTCAAAAAATCAAAAAAGCGATGGCGCTTTATCCGAAGGTGAATATTTCCAGAGCGCGCCTTTTGGAAATTGCCAATTACTGCTTGGAGGTCGGTGTGGACGGTCATCGCGGCGACATCATCATTTTGAAAACGGCGAAAACATTGGCTGCGTATCATGGCCGCACGGAAGTCGAGCAAGCGGACATCGATCAAGCTGCTGAGCTTGCCTTGCCGCACCGCGTCCGCCGTCAACCGCTGCAAGACATTGTGATGGACGTTAGCCGGATGCTCAAGAAAACGGCGGAGGTTTAG
- a CDS encoding Fur family transcriptional regulator has protein sequence MEKAGQRYSRQREEILKIVRATKTHPTADWVYEQSRHKIPSISLGTVYRNLNLLADEGIIRRLVFEDGKVRFDGNVDEHHHFVSTKTGKIYDIDKKYSQELIDKLYQDTGFKATVCKIEFFGEVDSEEA, from the coding sequence ATGGAGAAAGCAGGGCAAAGATATTCTCGTCAAAGAGAAGAAATCTTAAAAATTGTTCGTGCAACAAAAACCCATCCAACAGCCGATTGGGTATATGAACAATCAAGACATAAAATTCCGAGCATTAGCTTAGGAACGGTTTATAGAAACCTCAACTTGCTGGCTGATGAAGGGATTATCAGGCGGCTGGTTTTTGAAGATGGTAAAGTCCGTTTTGATGGCAACGTCGATGAGCATCACCATTTTGTATCAACCAAAACAGGCAAAATCTATGATATTGATAAGAAATACTCACAGGAGCTGATCGATAAGTTATATCAAGATACAGGTTTTAAAGCAACAGTTTGCAAAATTGAATTCTTTGGTGAAGTTGATAGTGAAGAAGCGTAA